A single genomic interval of Cucumis sativus cultivar 9930 chromosome 7, Cucumber_9930_V3, whole genome shotgun sequence harbors:
- the LOC101211102 gene encoding trafficking protein particle complex subunit 2-like protein, with amino-acid sequence MIVCVAVVGHQNNPLYIQSFTEADDALKLHHIVHCSLDVVDERVNNPRKSGPTLNETFLGLLYPTENYKVYGYLTNTKVKFIMVTTDLDVRDADVRSFFRRFHAAYVDAVSNPFHVPGKKITSKTFAESVSTIVKSFGFSSAI; translated from the exons ATGATCGTCTGCGTCGCCGTCGTTGGCCACCAG AACAACCCCCTTTACATTCAAAGCTTCACGGAGGCCGATGATGCTCTCAAGCTCCACCACATTGTTCACTGTTCCCTGGATGTCGTCGATGAGCGAG TGAACAATCCGAGAAAATCTGGACCGACCCTGAACGAGACATTTCTGGGTCTTCTTTATCCGACAGAAAATTACAAAGT GTATGGCTATTTGACTAACACCAAAGTGAAGTTTATTATGGTGACAACAGATCTAGATGTCAGAGATGCCGATGTTAGAAGT TTTTTCAGGAGATTTCATGCTGCATATGTAGATGCAGTTTCGAACCCGTTTCATGTGCCAGGTAAGAAAATTACTTCCAAAACTTTTGCAGAAAGTGTGAGCACCATTGTCAAGTCATTTGGCTTCAGTTCAGCTATTTGA
- the LOC101210853 gene encoding uncharacterized protein LOC101210853, which translates to MAERRKVRPDCIYASNPFHECTDYCIKKTAESKAGKDKKSKGSFRLDISKSFGRKKGSRPKPPKDVDGGRYSSTVPSEPLSLNSRISPKKKVESINGGHISPAKRFYSEEIHPEDPSLNVEQHDTPRIPSYDSLMMPEYSVDSPKKGSIRMLEQMSNNKNGGGNHETFFDNRTPNGNNGKERFRKQSSESSFSLSGFEQTLVDSDEEEIESVNSEQCVPVGKYHVKSSFSSILTSIFEKYGDIAATCKLESVSMRSYYLECVCYVIQELQSTEFHQLTKSKVRELLAIFKDVESSEINITWLKSRINEIAQAVELRSQHRAIDAAKTDCEQNLESIKKELDSQMADLALKEKELSDAKTKVAETEARLSELELKSSQLKEMISSIDSKVENFRCKSFSDDLL; encoded by the exons ATGGCTGAAAGGAGAAAAGTTCGTCCAGATTGTATTTATGCTTCAAATCCATTTCATGAATGCACTGACTATTGCATTAAAAAAACAGCTGAAAGCAAGGCAGGAAAGGATAAAAAATCTAAAG GATCTTTTAGGCTTGATATTTCCAAATCTTTTGGAAGGAAGAAGGGATCCCGACCAAAGCCTCCAAAAGACGTTGACGGTGGACGGTACTCAAGCACAGTTCCTAGTGAACCGCTATCACTCAACTCACGTATCTCTCCTAAGAAGAAGGTAGAATCTATAAATGGTGGTCACATATCCCCTGCCAAAAGATTTTATTCAGAAGAAATTCATCCTGAAGATCCTAGTCTTAATGTTGAGCAACATGATACGCCTCGAATTCCTTCATACGATAGTCTCATGATG CCTGAGTATTCAGTGGATTCACCAAAGAAGGGTTCCATTCGGATGCTTGAACAGATGTCAAATAATAAGAATGGGGGTGGGAATCATGAAACTTTTTTTGATAATCGTACACCCAACGGCAACAACGGTAAAGAAAGATTTCGAAAGCAATCTAGTGAATCTAGCTTTAGCTTGTCTGGCTTTGAGCAAACTCTAGTAGACAGTGACGAGGAGGAGATTGAGTCTGTAAATTCTGAGCAGTGTGTTCCTGTGGGAAAGTACCATGTAAAATCCAGCTTTTCTTCCATTCTGACATCGATCTTCGAAAAGTACGGGGATATTGCAGCTACCTGTAAATTGGAATCAGTTTCCATGCGCTCATACTATCTAGAGTGCGTGTGCTATGTGATTCAAGAATTGCAATCTACTGAGTTTCACCAACTAACCAAGTCCAAAGTTAGAGAACTCTTGGCAATTTTCAAAGATGTCGAGTCCTCAGAAATCAATATTACATGGTTAAAGAGTCGCATTAATGAAATTGCACAAGCTGTAGAGCTGAGAAGTCAGCATCGAGCCATTGATGCTGCAAAGACAGACTGTGAGCAGAATTTGGaatcaataaagaaagaaCTAGATTCCCAAATGGCTGATTTGgcattgaaagaaaaagagctTTCTGATGCAAAGACAAAAGTAGCAGAAACAGAAGCTCGGTTAAGTGAATTAGAGCTGAAATCATCTCAGCTGAAAGAAATGATCTCATCCATCGACTCCAAGGTAGAAAATTTTAGATGCAAATCATTCTCTGATGATCTGTTATGA